AGGCGTTCTTCGGCACGTGGCTCTCGAGATACTTGATCGCGTCCGCCACGGTCGTCATCTTCTCGGCGTCCTCGTCCGGAATTTCGATATCGAATTCCTCCTCGAGGGCCATCACCAACTCGACCGTGTCGAGCGAATCCGCGCCCAGGTCGTCGATGAACGACGCCTCCGCGGTGACCTGCTCGGGCGCGACGCCGAGCTGATCGACGATGATCTGCTTGACTCGCTCTTCGCTGAACGGAGCCATGTCTCTCTCACCTCCCCTTTAGACTCGTCCCGCTCGGGCGGGACTCCGTAACCCGCTAACCTACATCACCATGCCGCCATCCACCGTGAGGACCTGCCCCGTGACGTAGCCGGCCTCCTCCGAGCAGAGGAAGAGCACGGCATGGGCGACGTCCTCCGGCTTCCCCAGGCGCCCCAACGGGATGCGCGACGTGAGCGCCTCCCGCGCCTTCTCCCCGAGGGCCTCGGTCATGGCGGTGTCGATGAAGCCCGGGGCCACCGCGTTCACGGTAATATGGCGTGAGGCGAGTTCCTTCGCAACTGCTTTTGTCAGGCCGATTAAGCCCGCTTTGGATGCCGCGTAGTTGGCCTGGCCCGCGTTTCCCATGAGCCCGACCACCGACGTGATGTTCACGATCCGTCCCCAGCGCTGTTTCACCATCGGGCGGGCGAACGCGCGGGTGCAGTGGAACGCGCCCTTCAAGTTCGTGTCGATCACCTCGTCCCAGTCCCTGTCGCTCATGCGCAGGAGGAGTCCGTCCCGGGTCACGCCGGCGTTGTTGACCAGGATCTCGGCCTTCCCGAACGCTTCGAGGGTCTTCTCGACGAGGAGGTCTGCCTCCGATTCCCGGGCCACGTCCGCCTGCACGGCGATCGCCTCGCCGCCGCCCGCGACCACCTCGGCGCACGCCTCCTCGAGCGCTTCCGGGTTGCGGCCCGACACCACGACCTTCGCACCCGCCGCGGCGAAGGCGCGCGTCATGGCGCGTCCGATCCCCCGGGCTCCTCCCGTCACCACGGCGACCCGCCCCTTCACGCTCGCGATCACAGCGCGGGCGCTCCCGCGAGGACCGACGCGGCCGCCTCGATCGAGTCAGGATCCTCGGAGCCGAAGAGCTG
Above is a genomic segment from Candidatus Eisenbacteria bacterium containing:
- the acpP gene encoding acyl carrier protein; the encoded protein is MAPFSEERVKQIIVDQLGVAPEQVTAEASFIDDLGADSLDTVELVMALEEEFDIEIPDEDAEKMTTVADAIKYLESHVPKNA
- the fabG gene encoding 3-oxoacyl-[acyl-carrier-protein] reductase, translating into MIASVKGRVAVVTGGARGIGRAMTRAFAAAGAKVVVSGRNPEALEEACAEVVAGGGEAIAVQADVARESEADLLVEKTLEAFGKAEILVNNAGVTRDGLLLRMSDRDWDEVIDTNLKGAFHCTRAFARPMVKQRWGRIVNITSVVGLMGNAGQANYAASKAGLIGLTKAVAKELASRHITVNAVAPGFIDTAMTEALGEKAREALTSRIPLGRLGKPEDVAHAVLFLCSEEAGYVTGQVLTVDGGMVM